In Firmicutes bacterium ASF500, a single genomic region encodes these proteins:
- the yejF gene encoding putative ABC transporter ATP-binding protein YejF — MEPILSVENLWVSFARYGRGLSRRPLSALRGLSLAVEPGQVLAVVGESGAGKSLLAHAILHILPRNAQVSGTIRYGGAPLTRERAEALRGREIALIPQGVTYLDPMMKVGPQVRRGENSPAARARCRQVLERYGLGPETEELYPFQLSGGMARRVLIACAVMESPWLIIADEPTPGLDAKSAGRVLGHFRELAGEGAGVLFITHDLGLARAAAHKIVVLREGRTVDEVPARRFQTGEGLTHPYSLALWRAMPSNEFEGSLPEGAVAAADGD, encoded by the coding sequence ATGGAGCCCATTTTATCGGTAGAAAATCTGTGGGTCAGCTTTGCCCGCTATGGCCGGGGGCTGTCCCGGAGGCCGCTGTCCGCCCTCCGGGGGCTGTCTCTGGCGGTGGAGCCGGGGCAGGTGCTGGCGGTGGTGGGGGAGAGCGGAGCGGGCAAGAGCCTGCTGGCCCACGCCATTCTCCACATACTCCCCCGGAACGCCCAGGTTTCGGGGACCATCCGCTACGGCGGAGCCCCCCTCACCCGGGAACGGGCGGAGGCCCTGCGTGGGAGGGAGATCGCCCTCATCCCCCAGGGGGTCACCTACCTGGACCCCATGATGAAGGTGGGACCCCAGGTCCGCCGGGGGGAGAACAGCCCCGCCGCCCGGGCCCGGTGCCGTCAGGTGCTGGAGCGCTATGGCCTGGGGCCGGAGACCGAGGAGCTGTACCCCTTCCAGCTGTCCGGGGGGATGGCCCGGCGGGTGCTCATCGCCTGCGCCGTGATGGAGTCACCCTGGCTCATCATTGCCGACGAGCCCACCCCAGGCCTGGACGCCAAGTCCGCCGGGCGGGTGCTGGGCCACTTCCGGGAGCTGGCCGGGGAGGGAGCCGGGGTCCTCTTCATCACCCACGACCTGGGTCTGGCCCGGGCCGCGGCCCACAAGATCGTGGTGCTCCGGGAGGGGCGGACAGTGGATGAGGTCCCCGCCCGCCGCTTCCAGACCGGCGAGGGGCTGACCCACCCCTACAGCCTTGCCCTGTGGCGGGCGATGCCAAGCAATGAGTTCGAGGGCTCCCTCCCCGAGGGAGCTGTCGCCGCCGCAGACGGTGACTGA
- a CDS encoding Putative peptide transport permease protein — protein sequence MKNRRQSTLLLLLLAGGALCAVTLAGALLPDAAADFSQKNLPPCPAHPFGTDWLGRDMLGRTLAGLSLSIRLGLLTSAVSAAAALALGTASAALGGWVDSAISWLIDLVMGVPHILLIILISLACGRGFWGVTLGVALSHWPALARVLRGEALQLRQAPYLQMARRMGVPWGRVLTGHIVPHLLPQLLAGLILQFPHAILHEASVTFLGFGLPPEEPAIGVILSESMAYLTTGRWWLALFPGLALAATVSLFALAGERLRLLLAPASAQE from the coding sequence GTGAAAAACCGCCGTCAAAGCACCCTCCTGCTGCTTCTCCTGGCCGGGGGGGCGCTGTGCGCCGTGACGCTGGCCGGGGCCCTCCTGCCGGACGCCGCCGCCGATTTTTCTCAAAAAAACCTCCCCCCCTGCCCGGCCCACCCCTTCGGCACCGACTGGCTGGGCCGGGATATGCTGGGGCGCACCCTGGCCGGACTGTCCCTCAGCATCCGGCTGGGACTGCTCACCTCCGCCGTCAGCGCCGCCGCCGCCCTGGCCCTGGGGACGGCCTCCGCCGCCCTTGGGGGGTGGGTGGACAGCGCCATTTCCTGGCTCATCGACCTGGTGATGGGGGTGCCCCATATTCTGCTCATCATCCTCATCTCCCTGGCCTGCGGTCGGGGCTTCTGGGGGGTGACCCTGGGGGTGGCGCTGAGCCACTGGCCCGCCCTGGCCCGGGTGCTCCGGGGGGAGGCGCTCCAGCTGAGGCAGGCACCCTATCTCCAGATGGCCCGGCGGATGGGGGTCCCGTGGGGGCGCGTTCTGACCGGCCACATTGTGCCCCATCTGCTGCCCCAGCTGCTGGCGGGGCTGATCCTCCAGTTCCCCCACGCCATCCTCCACGAGGCCAGCGTCACCTTTCTGGGCTTCGGCCTGCCGCCGGAGGAGCCGGCTATCGGAGTGATTCTTTCGGAGAGCATGGCCTATCTCACCACCGGGCGGTGGTGGCTGGCCCTGTTCCCCGGGCTGGCCCTGGCGGCGACGGTATCCCTCTTCGCCCTGGCGGGGGAGCGGCTGCGGCTGCTTCTGGCCCCCGCCAGCGCGCAGGAATAG
- the dppB_2 gene encoding Dipeptide transport system permease protein DppB: MRHRLKFTAKKLVRMALLLLGVSLTAFLLMDASPLDPLQTNVGQAALGSMSPEQVARLEAYWGADTPAAERYLSWLGGALRGDLGTSLLYRRPVAEVIGQRLSASLGVLVFAWLMSGALGLGLGLLAGASRGRWPDRLVRGCCLAVSSTPAFWLALLLLMIFAVWLRVLPIGMAVPIGTEAASVTLVQRLRHAVLPALTLSLTGAAHIALHTREKAADVLDSDYILFARARGEGRILRRHVLRNVALPALTLQFASIGEIVGGSVLVEQVFSYPGLGQAAVSAGLGSDMPLLLGITVVTAALVFGGSLTADLLYGVIDPRIRKGAAAQ, translated from the coding sequence ATGAGACACCGATTAAAATTCACCGCCAAAAAGCTGGTCCGCATGGCCCTCCTCCTTCTGGGGGTGAGCCTGACGGCCTTTCTGCTCATGGACGCCTCGCCTCTGGACCCTCTCCAGACCAACGTGGGTCAGGCGGCGCTGGGGTCCATGTCGCCGGAGCAGGTGGCGAGGCTGGAGGCATATTGGGGGGCGGATACCCCGGCGGCGGAGCGGTATTTGAGCTGGCTCGGAGGCGCCCTCCGGGGGGATTTGGGGACCTCCCTGCTCTACCGCCGCCCGGTGGCGGAGGTCATCGGACAGCGGCTGTCCGCCTCCCTTGGCGTGCTGGTGTTCGCGTGGCTGATGTCCGGGGCGCTGGGGCTGGGGCTGGGACTGCTGGCCGGGGCCAGCCGGGGCCGGTGGCCTGACAGGCTGGTTCGGGGCTGCTGCCTGGCAGTCTCCAGCACCCCCGCTTTCTGGCTGGCCCTGCTGCTGCTCATGATCTTTGCCGTGTGGCTGAGGGTGCTGCCCATCGGGATGGCTGTCCCCATCGGGACGGAGGCGGCGTCCGTCACCCTGGTCCAGCGTCTGCGCCACGCCGTTCTGCCCGCTCTCACTCTGTCCCTCACCGGGGCGGCGCACATCGCCCTCCACACCCGGGAGAAGGCGGCGGACGTGCTGGACAGTGACTACATCCTCTTCGCCCGGGCCCGGGGGGAGGGGCGTATCCTCCGCCGCCACGTTCTGCGCAACGTGGCCTTGCCCGCCCTCACCCTGCAATTCGCCTCCATCGGGGAGATTGTGGGCGGGTCGGTGCTGGTGGAGCAGGTGTTCTCCTACCCCGGCCTGGGTCAGGCGGCGGTCAGCGCCGGACTGGGCAGCGACATGCCCCTTCTGCTGGGCATCACGGTGGTCACCGCCGCCCTGGTTTTCGGGGGCAGTCTCACCGCCGACCTGCTCTACGGCGTCATCGACCCCCGCATTCGGAAGGGGGCGGCCGCCCAGTGA
- the appA gene encoding Oligopeptide-binding protein AppA has product MKKIIAILLALTFLTGCQAAPAGEVVRDRAGVTVVMGPTSEPEAGFDPAFGWGAGEHVHEPLIQSTLTVTNPDLTIGYDLATDMSVSEDGLTWTVTIREGVRFTDGEPLTASDVAFTYNTAKTASSVNDFTMLDYAEAADEATVVFHMKTPFSIWPYTMAVVGIVPEHAYDPASYGSSPIGSGRYILKQWDRGQQIILEANPDYYGEKPKMKRVTILFMEEDAAFLAVQAGQADLAYTSAPYASQAVDGFSLLSVKSVDNRGVNLPAVFASPSAVLTGTVFTGDSIMVRQAINMGVDRQAMIDHVLNGYGTPAYSVCDGMPWYSPVNEIEHDRAKAAELLAGAGWLAGPDGVREKDGVRAALTIYYAAGDSVRQGLAAELANQLKELGIETDIKGVGWDTAYTDALSNPLVWGWGAHTPMELYNIYHTAPGSDSALYSPYSNERADELMDAALACTDLEESYALWQAAQEEIAKDAPWVWLVNVDHLYWVRDGLQVAEQKIHPHGHGWSIVNNVDRWEWDV; this is encoded by the coding sequence ATGAAAAAAATCATCGCCATCCTCCTGGCCCTCACCTTCCTGACTGGCTGTCAGGCCGCTCCGGCGGGTGAGGTGGTTCGGGACCGAGCCGGCGTCACCGTGGTCATGGGGCCTACCTCCGAGCCGGAGGCGGGGTTCGACCCGGCCTTCGGCTGGGGGGCGGGGGAGCACGTCCATGAGCCGCTGATTCAGTCCACCCTGACGGTGACCAACCCCGACCTGACCATCGGTTACGACCTGGCTACAGATATGAGCGTCAGTGAGGACGGTCTCACATGGACGGTCACCATTCGGGAGGGCGTAAGGTTCACCGACGGGGAGCCCCTCACCGCCTCCGACGTGGCCTTCACCTATAACACGGCCAAGACCGCCAGCTCGGTGAACGATTTCACCATGCTGGACTACGCCGAGGCGGCGGACGAGGCCACGGTGGTTTTTCACATGAAGACCCCCTTCTCCATCTGGCCCTACACCATGGCCGTGGTGGGCATCGTGCCGGAGCACGCCTATGACCCGGCCAGCTACGGGAGCAGTCCCATCGGCTCCGGGCGGTACATCCTGAAGCAGTGGGACCGGGGCCAGCAGATCATTCTGGAGGCCAACCCGGACTATTATGGAGAAAAGCCCAAAATGAAGCGGGTGACCATCCTGTTCATGGAGGAGGACGCCGCCTTTCTGGCCGTCCAGGCGGGCCAGGCCGACCTGGCCTACACCTCCGCCCCCTACGCCAGCCAGGCCGTGGACGGCTTCTCCCTGCTGTCCGTCAAGAGTGTGGACAACCGGGGGGTCAACCTGCCCGCCGTTTTCGCCTCGCCCTCCGCTGTACTGACCGGAACCGTGTTCACCGGCGACAGCATCATGGTCCGTCAGGCCATCAACATGGGTGTGGACCGTCAGGCGATGATCGACCATGTGCTCAACGGTTATGGCACCCCCGCCTACAGCGTGTGCGACGGAATGCCCTGGTACAGCCCTGTGAATGAGATAGAGCACGACCGGGCGAAGGCCGCTGAACTGCTGGCCGGGGCGGGCTGGCTGGCCGGGCCGGACGGCGTTCGGGAGAAGGACGGGGTCCGGGCCGCGCTGACCATCTACTACGCCGCCGGGGACTCGGTGCGACAGGGGCTGGCCGCTGAGCTGGCCAACCAGCTCAAGGAGCTGGGCATTGAGACAGACATCAAGGGCGTGGGCTGGGACACCGCCTATACCGACGCTCTCAGCAACCCTCTGGTCTGGGGCTGGGGGGCCCACACCCCCATGGAGCTGTACAACATCTATCACACCGCCCCCGGCTCGGACAGCGCTCTCTACTCCCCCTATTCCAACGAACGGGCAGACGAGCTGATGGACGCCGCCCTGGCCTGCACCGATCTGGAGGAGTCCTACGCCCTGTGGCAGGCGGCTCAGGAGGAGATCGCCAAGGATGCCCCCTGGGTGTGGCTGGTGAACGTGGACCACCTGTACTGGGTCCGGGACGGCCTCCAGGTGGCCGAACAGAAAATACACCCCCACGGCCACGGCTGGTCCATCGTCAACAACGTGGACCGGTGGGAATGGGATGTGTAG
- the larC gene encoding Pyridinium-3,5-bisthiocarboxylic acid mononucleotide nickel insertion protein, translating into MKTLYLECHMGAAGDMLMAALYELLDEEQKKTFLDAMNGLGLPGVEVAPVAAKTSGIAGTHMKVTVHGHEEHEHDHHDHDHHDGCHHEHHHHHHHATPGHIGEIIDGLSLPQGVRDRARKVYDAIAQAEAQAHGCAVGDVHFHEVGALDAVADVVGVCYALHLLAPDLVTASPVHVGSGTVRCAHGVMPVPAPATANLLTGIPIYGGEVQGELCTPTGAALLKTFVQFFGPMGEMDVEKIGYGVGTKEFERANCVRAFWGEEEPRESGDIVELVCNIDDMTPEALAFACQRLLDAGALDAYTTPGTMKKGRPGWVLTVLCDPEQENDIIRQIFAHTTTNGLRSRLSMKYFLKPEHTQVQTQWGPVRVKTAGGFGVTHVKPEFEDVAALAREHGLPYETVYRAAMNAL; encoded by the coding sequence ATGAAAACGCTTTATCTGGAATGCCATATGGGTGCAGCGGGGGATATGCTCATGGCCGCGCTCTATGAGCTGCTGGACGAGGAGCAGAAGAAAACCTTTTTGGACGCCATGAACGGTCTGGGACTGCCCGGGGTGGAGGTCGCCCCCGTGGCGGCCAAGACCAGCGGAATTGCGGGCACCCATATGAAGGTGACTGTCCACGGCCATGAGGAGCACGAGCACGACCATCACGACCACGACCATCATGACGGGTGCCACCATGAACACCACCACCATCACCACCACGCCACGCCGGGGCACATCGGGGAGATCATCGACGGGCTGTCCCTGCCCCAGGGCGTGCGGGACCGCGCCCGTAAGGTCTACGACGCCATCGCTCAGGCGGAGGCCCAGGCCCACGGGTGCGCGGTGGGGGATGTCCATTTCCACGAGGTGGGGGCGCTGGACGCGGTGGCCGACGTGGTTGGCGTGTGCTATGCCCTCCACCTGCTGGCCCCCGACCTGGTGACTGCCTCTCCCGTCCACGTGGGCAGCGGGACGGTACGCTGCGCTCACGGCGTTATGCCCGTCCCCGCCCCCGCCACCGCCAACCTGCTGACGGGAATCCCCATCTACGGCGGGGAGGTCCAGGGGGAGCTGTGTACCCCCACCGGGGCGGCGCTTTTGAAAACCTTTGTCCAGTTCTTCGGCCCCATGGGCGAGATGGACGTGGAAAAAATCGGCTACGGCGTTGGGACCAAGGAGTTCGAGCGGGCCAACTGCGTCCGGGCCTTTTGGGGGGAGGAGGAGCCCCGGGAATCGGGGGATATCGTCGAACTGGTGTGCAACATCGACGACATGACCCCTGAGGCCCTGGCTTTCGCCTGCCAGCGTCTGCTGGACGCGGGGGCGCTGGACGCCTACACCACCCCCGGCACCATGAAAAAGGGCCGGCCCGGCTGGGTGCTCACCGTGCTGTGCGACCCCGAGCAGGAGAACGATATCATCCGGCAGATATTCGCCCACACCACCACAAACGGCCTGCGTTCCCGCCTGTCGATGAAATATTTCCTCAAGCCCGAGCATACCCAGGTGCAGACCCAGTGGGGCCCGGTGCGGGTGAAAACCGCCGGGGGCTTCGGCGTCACCCACGTCAAACCGGAATTTGAGGACGTGGCCGCCCTGGCTCGGGAGCACGGCCTGCCCTATGAGACGGTGTACCGGGCGGCGATGAACGCCCTGTAG
- the larB gene encoding Pyridinium-3,5-biscarboxylic acid mononucleotide synthase yields the protein MDNRHDILQLLRQVAEEAIPPEEALSQLKRQPFEDLGYAKVDLHRGVRQGAAEVIYGAGKTPEQIAGIAAAMGERGCQNILITRVGPEAAEAVSKTVPLDYHPIPRLAVAFPGERNALGHIVVATGGTSDMPVAEEAALTAEVLGNRVTRLYDVGVAGLHRLLANLEPLMDARCVVAAAGMEGALASVIGGLVDCPVVAVPTSVGYGASFGGLSALLAMLNSCASGCSVVNIDNGFGAGYLASMINQMEGLE from the coding sequence ATGGACAACCGGCACGATATTTTACAGCTGCTGCGCCAGGTAGCGGAGGAGGCCATCCCCCCGGAGGAGGCCCTGTCCCAGCTCAAGCGCCAGCCCTTTGAGGACCTGGGCTATGCCAAGGTGGACCTGCACCGGGGGGTGCGCCAGGGGGCGGCGGAGGTCATCTACGGGGCGGGCAAGACCCCGGAGCAGATCGCCGGCATCGCCGCCGCCATGGGGGAGCGGGGTTGTCAGAACATCCTCATCACCCGCGTCGGCCCGGAGGCGGCGGAGGCGGTTTCAAAGACCGTCCCCCTGGACTACCACCCTATCCCCCGGCTGGCCGTGGCCTTCCCCGGGGAGCGGAACGCTCTGGGCCATATCGTGGTGGCCACCGGCGGCACCAGCGACATGCCCGTGGCCGAGGAGGCCGCCCTCACCGCTGAGGTGCTGGGCAACAGGGTCACCCGGCTGTACGACGTGGGGGTGGCGGGCCTCCACCGGCTTTTAGCCAACCTGGAGCCCCTGATGGACGCCCGGTGCGTGGTGGCCGCGGCCGGGATGGAGGGGGCGCTGGCCTCAGTCATCGGCGGGCTGGTGGACTGCCCCGTCGTCGCCGTCCCCACCAGCGTGGGCTACGGGGCCAGCTTCGGCGGGCTGTCCGCCCTGCTGGCTATGCTCAACTCCTGCGCCTCCGGGTGCAGTGTGGTCAACATCGACAACGGCTTCGGAGCCGGATATTTAGCCAGTATGATAAACCAAATGGAGGGATTGGAATGA
- the larE gene encoding Pyridinium-3,5-bisthiocarboxylic acid mononucleotide synthase has protein sequence MTLEQFFQQNPRCALAFSGGVDSAFLLWAGLRAGAEVRPCFVKTPFQPRFELEDARRLCGQLGVDLTVLEVDILSDEAVTSNPPDRCYHCKRRLFSALKEYAASEGFSLLLDGTNASDEAGDRPGMRALSELEVRSPLRECGLTKEHIRALSRQAGLFTWDKPSYACLATRVPTGRAITREDLERVERGEEALARLGFRDFRLRLTPGGCKMQALEGQMPLALNSREDILAALSPLFSEITLDLRPRVPVD, from the coding sequence GTGACGCTGGAGCAATTTTTTCAACAGAATCCCCGCTGTGCCCTGGCCTTTTCCGGGGGGGTGGACTCCGCCTTTCTCCTGTGGGCGGGCCTCCGGGCGGGGGCCGAGGTGCGGCCCTGCTTCGTCAAGACCCCCTTTCAGCCCCGGTTTGAGCTGGAGGATGCCCGCCGTCTGTGCGGCCAGCTGGGGGTAGACCTGACCGTCCTTGAGGTTGACATCCTCTCCGATGAGGCGGTGACCTCTAACCCGCCTGATCGCTGCTACCACTGCAAGAGGCGGCTGTTCTCCGCGCTGAAAGAGTACGCGGCCTCAGAGGGCTTTTCCCTCCTTCTGGACGGTACCAACGCCTCGGATGAGGCCGGGGACCGCCCCGGTATGCGGGCGCTGTCCGAGCTGGAGGTCCGCTCCCCCCTGCGGGAGTGCGGGCTGACCAAGGAGCACATCCGGGCACTGTCCAGGCAGGCGGGGCTGTTCACCTGGGACAAGCCCTCCTACGCCTGTCTCGCCACCCGGGTCCCCACAGGGCGGGCCATCACCCGTGAGGACCTGGAGCGGGTGGAGCGGGGGGAGGAGGCCCTCGCCCGCCTGGGCTTTCGGGACTTCCGCTTGCGCCTGACCCCCGGCGGCTGCAAGATGCAGGCGCTGGAGGGACAGATGCCCCTGGCGCTTAATTCCAGAGAGGATATTTTGGCCGCGTTATCCCCTCTGTTTTCAGAAATCACCCTGGACCTGCGGCCCAGAGTTCCCGTCGATTGA
- the potA_2 gene encoding Spermidine/putrescine import ATP-binding protein PotA has product MSKEKKGVRLDHISKIYQDPKTGKDFYAVKDTSLTIEPGSFVTLLGPSGCGKTTTLRMIAGFESPDEGEIFLGNEAINALTPNKRDTAMVFQSYALLPHYNVFDNVAYGLKLRKVPAAEIKERVMKILDLVELTGMEGRMTNQLSGGQQQRVALARALVIEPSVLLFDEPLSNLDAKLRVSMRTEIRRIQQEVGITAIYVTHDQSEAMALSDNIIIMNKGVVAQMGSPQDIYYHPNSEFVADFIGEANFLKGALERLDGDHAVLNVEGHPTRVPGREGMAQGKEYTVVLRPESAVLRDEGGLPCEVVLSCFMGSYQNYHVKVGGTLVKLTDYNPKNKRIYQVGEKCSLVFDPESVHIL; this is encoded by the coding sequence ATGTCGAAAGAGAAAAAAGGGGTCCGTCTGGACCACATCTCCAAAATCTATCAGGACCCCAAGACGGGCAAGGACTTTTACGCGGTAAAGGACACCTCCCTGACCATCGAGCCGGGCTCCTTCGTCACCCTTCTGGGCCCCTCGGGCTGCGGCAAGACCACCACCCTGCGGATGATCGCCGGCTTCGAGAGCCCGGACGAGGGAGAAATTTTCCTGGGGAACGAGGCCATCAACGCCCTTACCCCCAACAAGCGGGACACCGCTATGGTGTTCCAGAGCTACGCCCTGCTGCCCCACTACAATGTGTTCGACAACGTGGCCTACGGCCTGAAGCTGCGCAAAGTGCCCGCCGCCGAGATCAAGGAGCGGGTGATGAAAATCCTGGACCTGGTGGAGCTCACCGGCATGGAGGGCCGCATGACCAACCAGCTGTCCGGCGGACAGCAGCAGCGGGTGGCCCTGGCCCGGGCCCTGGTCATCGAGCCCAGCGTCCTGCTCTTTGACGAGCCCCTGTCCAACCTGGACGCCAAGCTCCGGGTGTCCATGCGCACCGAGATCCGCCGCATCCAGCAGGAGGTGGGCATTACCGCCATCTACGTCACCCACGACCAGAGCGAGGCTATGGCCCTGTCGGACAACATCATCATCATGAACAAGGGTGTGGTGGCCCAGATGGGCTCCCCCCAGGATATCTACTACCACCCCAACAGCGAGTTCGTGGCCGACTTCATCGGCGAGGCCAACTTCCTCAAGGGCGCTCTGGAGAGGCTGGACGGAGACCACGCCGTCCTGAATGTGGAGGGCCACCCCACCCGGGTCCCCGGCAGGGAGGGAATGGCCCAGGGAAAGGAGTACACCGTGGTCCTGCGGCCCGAGTCCGCCGTTTTGAGGGACGAGGGCGGCCTGCCCTGTGAGGTAGTCCTGTCCTGCTTCATGGGCTCCTATCAGAACTACCATGTGAAGGTGGGCGGCACCCTGGTGAAGCTCACCGACTACAACCCCAAAAACAAGCGGATTTATCAGGTGGGGGAGAAGTGCTCCCTGGTCTTTGACCCGGAGTCGGTCCATATTCTGTAA
- a CDS encoding TelA-like protein: MSDELNLSTTPELTFEPSAAQAVEAPALTLEPTAPATPAVDESVQAARDANAVKLDESMLSEAEKKMVEDFSKKIDVTDSNLVLNYGAAAQKNIAAFSENALNNVRTKDLGEVGEALSSLVVELKTFGQTEKKGIGGFFQKKKNELEAMKASYAKAEVNVEKIVKVLENHQVTLMKDVAMFDQMYELNTKYYKELTMYILAGKKRLEYLRTHDLADLKKKAETTGAQEDAQAYNDFANLCSRFEKKLHDLELTRMISIQMGPQTRLLQNNDTQMLEKIQSSLVNTIPLWKSQMVLALGLEHSRQAVAAQSAVTDMTNQLLQKNADMLKMGTIETAREAERSVVSIETLQHTNQQLITTLDEVMKIQTEGAQKRREAEAELGRIEGELKQKLLELRG, translated from the coding sequence ATGAGTGACGAACTGAACCTGAGCACCACTCCGGAGCTGACCTTTGAGCCCTCCGCCGCCCAGGCGGTGGAGGCCCCGGCGCTGACCCTGGAGCCCACCGCCCCCGCTACGCCTGCGGTGGATGAGTCTGTCCAGGCCGCCCGGGACGCCAACGCTGTCAAGCTGGACGAGTCCATGCTCAGCGAGGCGGAAAAGAAGATGGTGGAGGATTTTTCCAAGAAGATTGATGTCACCGACAGCAATTTGGTGCTGAACTACGGCGCGGCGGCCCAGAAGAACATCGCCGCCTTCTCTGAGAACGCCCTGAACAACGTGCGCACCAAGGACCTGGGCGAGGTGGGCGAGGCCCTGTCCTCCCTGGTGGTGGAGCTGAAGACCTTCGGCCAGACCGAGAAGAAGGGCATCGGCGGCTTCTTCCAGAAGAAGAAAAACGAGCTGGAGGCCATGAAGGCCAGCTACGCCAAGGCCGAGGTCAACGTGGAGAAGATTGTCAAGGTGCTGGAGAATCACCAGGTCACCCTGATGAAGGACGTGGCCATGTTCGACCAGATGTATGAGCTGAACACCAAGTATTACAAGGAGCTCACCATGTATATCCTGGCCGGCAAGAAGCGGCTGGAATACCTGCGGACTCACGACCTGGCCGACCTGAAAAAGAAGGCGGAGACCACCGGAGCCCAGGAGGATGCCCAGGCCTACAACGACTTCGCCAACCTGTGCAGCCGGTTTGAGAAGAAGCTCCACGACCTGGAGCTCACCCGGATGATCTCCATCCAGATGGGCCCCCAGACCCGCCTGCTCCAAAACAACGACACCCAGATGCTGGAGAAAATCCAGTCCTCCCTGGTGAACACCATCCCCCTGTGGAAGAGCCAGATGGTGCTGGCCCTGGGCCTGGAGCACAGCCGTCAGGCCGTCGCCGCCCAGTCCGCCGTCACCGATATGACCAACCAGCTCCTCCAGAAGAACGCCGACATGCTCAAGATGGGCACCATCGAGACCGCCCGGGAGGCCGAGCGGAGCGTGGTCTCCATCGAGACCCTCCAGCACACCAACCAGCAGCTCATCACCACCCTGGACGAGGTGATGAAGATTCAGACCGAGGGCGCGCAGAAGCGCCGGGAGGCCGAGGCCGAGCTGGGCCGCATTGAGGGCGAGCTGAAGCAGAAGCTGTTGGAGCTGCGGGGCTGA
- a CDS encoding hypothetical protein (UPF0398 protein YpsA) → MTEQELRQHRCCFTGHRPERLGMPEIEVISGLKKGIRQAIADGFQTFISGMARGVDLWAAEIVLELRDEGAAIRLICASPYTGFESRWSREWQERYRQVMERADLVRFICPGYSRDCFQRRNQWMVDHSARVIAVYNGQPSGTRNTIEYARQHGVPVILFPR, encoded by the coding sequence ATGACGGAGCAAGAGTTGAGACAACATCGGTGCTGCTTCACAGGCCACAGACCGGAGCGCCTCGGAATGCCGGAAATCGAGGTTATTTCTGGGTTGAAAAAAGGAATCCGTCAGGCTATTGCTGACGGATTCCAAACATTTATCTCAGGGATGGCAAGAGGAGTCGATCTCTGGGCGGCGGAGATTGTACTGGAACTCCGGGACGAGGGGGCCGCAATCCGCCTCATCTGCGCCAGTCCCTACACAGGTTTCGAGAGCCGCTGGAGCCGGGAGTGGCAGGAGCGGTACCGCCAAGTCATGGAGCGGGCCGACCTGGTGCGCTTCATCTGCCCCGGATACAGCCGGGATTGTTTCCAGCGGCGGAACCAGTGGATGGTTGACCATTCGGCGCGGGTGATTGCCGTTTATAACGGCCAGCCCAGCGGAACACGGAACACGATAGAATACGCAAGGCAGCACGGAGTGCCGGTGATTCTGTTCCCTCGCTAA